A window of Companilactobacillus allii genomic DNA:
ATTGACACCACCGACCAAGTTGTTAGTTATCTGAACCTGACTATGTTCACTAGTCAATGTAACGTAACCTTGTTCCAGATACTTGCCCTTTGTAACCAAATGATTATTTACACTCTTTATTGGTTCATCCATTAAATACAGCGCTGTATCAACCGAATGGATCATGAGATCAAAAATAGCAAATTTAGTCTCTTGTTGTGCACCTTCTCGTATCTTCTCAGACATGATAAGTCTCTTGTCTGGAATTGCCTTAAGTACCTGATCAAATGGTGCAAATCGTCTATTAAACCCACATGTCAGCATTAAATCCTTTTCCTCAGCCAACTTATACAAGTCTTTTACAACCGACAGATTTTCTGAAACTGGCTTATCAACGTACACATTGATCCCAGCGTTTAATAATTGACGGATAATTTGTTCGTGGGTACTCGTTGGAGTGTGTACAAAAACTGCCAAGGGCTGTTCTGCGATCAATTGATCTAGTGTCTGATGTACATGAGTGAATCCA
This region includes:
- a CDS encoding Gfo/Idh/MocA family protein, which encodes MKKIGVIGLGNIAQKAYLPVMASLQDKYEWHLTTRNSEKGQKLAKKYGFTHVHQTLDQLIAEQPLAVFVHTPTSTHEQIIRQLLNAGINVYVDKPVSENLSVVKDLYKLAEEKDLMLTCGFNRRFAPFDQVLKAIPDKRLIMSEKIREGAQQETKFAIFDLMIHSVDTALYLMDEPIKSVNNHLVTKGKYLEQGYVTLTSEHSQVQITNNLVGGVNLEQTTVQSSEQRAQVTNLNLLDTYQTGIKEQTTRPDWERNLVTRGFEPLILEFLSAVSSSGDNPISPESSILSHKICADLADSSNK